The genomic window CAGATTTAACCCTTTTTTTGGGTCAAGCCGCGACATAAATAGCACCAAAGGGAAATCCTCTGGTATACCTAATTTATTAGTTATAAACTCTTTGCCATTGTTAGATGAATATTGAGGCGGGATTACACCCAAAGGAATGACTAAATCTCGTGTAGCCACCCCAAACCTTTCGGAAACTTTTGCTTCTTGTTCGCTAGTAAAATGAATCGCTGCTGCTTTAGCTAAATTACGCCGTTCAATAATTGCTACATACAGCTTTTTTAATTGTTTTTTCTTCAGTAAATCAGACGGGTCAAGCGTTCCTAAAGGACGTAAAATATAAGGTAATTTTTGTTGGCTACATACAACCGCCGCCGCACTACTCACCGGAGAAAATAAAGCATGAATATGTGCTAAATCAAATTCCCTAGCATGAGTTTTTAACCAATTTAGTAAGTCCAAAGAAAACTTATAACGTCGGAATGGCGCACAGCGAAAATAAATAATATCATAGCCATCTTGTTTTATAGGTACATTTAAAGGTACATCCAGAGGTTTTTGACCAGTATCACCATTACTATCTGTAGTTAGTACCGTAACTTCTACCCCTTCTTTAGCCAAAGCCGGTGCTAGTCCCAGCACCATTTGACTAGGGCCGCCATAGATTAAAGAAATCGATGGAACAATATGTAAAATTTTCATGTTATTCAATTTTTATTGACTAACTCCTGATAAAACTCAAATTGTTGCTTGGCTAAAGCTTTATTGGTATACTTATCCATCGCTTTCTGATAACCAATTTCAGCCAAATTATGAGCCAAATCTGGTTTTTCCATAAGCTGTAATAAACAATTAGCTAAAGCTTGAGCATCACCTTCAGGAAATACCAAACC from Nostoc sp. UHCC 0870 includes these protein-coding regions:
- the hpsP gene encoding hormogonium polysaccharide biosynthesis glycosyltransferase HpsP, producing MKILHIVPSISLIYGGPSQMVLGLAPALAKEGVEVTVLTTDSNGDTGQKPLDVPLNVPIKQDGYDIIYFRCAPFRRYKFSLDLLNWLKTHAREFDLAHIHALFSPVSSAAAVVCSQQKLPYILRPLGTLDPSDLLKKKQLKKLYVAIIERRNLAKAAAIHFTSEQEAKVSERFGVATRDLVIPLGVIPPQYSSNNGKEFITNKLGIPEDFPLVLFMSRLDPKKGLNLLIPALEKLLTSGNKFHFVLAGASPQDPDYEQRIKDQIANSPLKFYTTITGFVSGELKTTLLQAADLFVLPSYYENFGIAVAEAMVAGKPVVISDQVHIWEEVRDSESGWVGTTDVSSLVDLLQAALQNPQECQRRGLNAQNYALENFSWDAIAKQTIQAYQTIIANH